The uncultured Methanomethylovorans sp. genome contains a region encoding:
- a CDS encoding phosphoribosyltransferase: MVLPDKFKCVVTNWDYIYDLCRKVANDVKASGYEPDIIIALARGGWFAGRVLCDFLGMDDLTSLKIEHYTGTAVMAGSGPQIKYPLSNSAVRDKNVLIVDDIADTGKSMLHSKQYVLDQGPKIVRTATLQYLDTSEVEPDFIGERLEEWAWVIFPWNFIEDMVDIISLLMSKEKRDLWDIPAIKHGLYVYHSLDSFAFEIAQPGRMAEVMDEMNRRGIVKCVTENGNMFWKLA; the protein is encoded by the coding sequence ATGGTATTACCTGATAAGTTCAAATGTGTGGTGACTAACTGGGATTATATTTATGATCTCTGCAGGAAGGTTGCTAATGATGTAAAGGCTTCTGGATATGAACCAGATATTATCATCGCCCTAGCCAGAGGTGGATGGTTTGCCGGAAGAGTTTTGTGTGATTTCCTTGGTATGGATGACCTTACCAGTCTTAAGATCGAACATTACACGGGTACCGCAGTTATGGCAGGTAGCGGGCCTCAGATCAAATATCCTCTTTCAAATTCAGCTGTCAGGGATAAGAATGTGCTTATTGTGGACGATATAGCTGATACCGGAAAGAGTATGCTCCATTCCAAACAGTACGTTCTTGACCAGGGTCCAAAGATTGTACGGACTGCAACTCTTCAATATCTGGATACATCCGAAGTGGAACCAGATTTTATCGGTGAACGTCTGGAAGAATGGGCATGGGTGATTTTTCCATGGAACTTTATCGAGGACATGGTCGACATCATCTCTTTACTTATGAGCAAGGAGAAAAGGGATCTGTGGGACATACCAGCTATTAAACACGGTTTGTATGTGTATCACTCTCTTGATTCTTTTGCCTTTGAAATTGCCCAGCCAGGAAGAATGGCTGAGGTAATGGATGAAATGAACCGCCGCGGCATTGTAAAATGTGTCACTGAAAACGGTAACATGTTCTGGAAACTTGCATAA
- a CDS encoding GMP synthase subunit A codes for MKTMKILVINNYGQFCHLIHRTIRDLEMDTSIISNTSSVEDILSKEPDGLVLSGGPTMERVGNCAQYIREIDLPILGICLGHQVMAKTFSGEVGPGKYGGYAEVEVKVLEEDDILQGLAPKTSVWASHADEVKTLPEEFIWLARSEVCEIEAMKHKTKPLYGVQWHPEVAHTEKGQDLFLNFFKVCEEY; via the coding sequence ATGAAAACAATGAAGATCCTTGTTATTAATAACTATGGTCAATTCTGCCATCTCATCCATCGTACTATCCGGGACCTGGAAATGGACACTAGTATCATATCCAATACTTCTTCTGTGGAAGATATCCTTTCTAAAGAACCTGATGGGCTAGTACTTAGCGGTGGTCCGACAATGGAAAGGGTAGGCAATTGTGCACAATATATTAGGGAAATTGATCTTCCTATTCTTGGAATATGTCTTGGACATCAGGTAATGGCCAAAACATTTAGTGGGGAGGTTGGTCCGGGAAAGTACGGGGGATATGCAGAGGTTGAAGTTAAGGTCCTTGAGGAGGATGATATCCTGCAGGGCCTGGCTCCCAAGACATCTGTATGGGCTTCACATGCGGATGAAGTAAAAACTCTTCCAGAAGAGTTTATCTGGCTGGCAAGATCAGAGGTATGCGAAATCGAGGCCATGAAACATAAAACCAAACCACTTTATGGGGTACAATGGCATCCCGAAGTTGCCCATACGGAAAAAGGTCAGGATTTGTTTTTGAATTTCTTTAAAGTATGTGAGGAGTATTAG
- a CDS encoding signal recognition particle protein Srp54 has product MVMEKLGSSLQDALKKLVKSGRIDEHTVNEVVKDIQRAMLQADVNVKLVMKMSNHIKERAMKEDVPSGMNPREHVIRIVYQELIEIIGRGTDIPLKPHKIMMIGLQGSGKTTTTSKLARYFQRKGLRPAVICADTFRPGAYQQLKTLCGKLNITFYGEEGNPDAVAIVDRGLKEVEKYDIIIIDTAGRHSLEKDLIEEMEQIHAIAHPDYKLLVLDGAIGQQASEQARVFNDSIGISGVVISKLDGTAKGGGAISAVSETNSSIAFIGVGETPEDLEKFEPDRFISKLLGMGDIKGLIEKAQDNLKEEELDIEAMMRGRFTLKDMYKQLETLNKMGPMKQIMQMLPLGGMGVKVPEEAYQVTGEKLTRYRVVMDSMTEEEMLNPRLIGSARIKRISIGSGCSSDDVRELLRYYKTMQNTMKGLRGGKFNMQKMMKKFGM; this is encoded by the coding sequence ATGGTAATGGAAAAACTCGGAAGCTCCTTACAGGATGCACTTAAGAAACTCGTCAAGTCCGGCAGGATAGACGAACACACGGTCAATGAAGTTGTAAAGGACATCCAGAGAGCAATGCTGCAGGCTGATGTTAATGTCAAGCTTGTCATGAAGATGTCAAATCACATCAAGGAACGTGCTATGAAGGAAGATGTACCTTCTGGTATGAATCCCCGTGAGCATGTAATAAGGATCGTATATCAGGAACTAATCGAGATTATTGGTAGAGGTACCGACATCCCCCTGAAACCTCATAAAATAATGATGATAGGACTTCAGGGTAGCGGTAAGACCACCACCACCTCAAAACTTGCAAGGTACTTCCAGCGTAAGGGCCTTAGACCCGCAGTAATTTGCGCAGATACATTCAGGCCAGGGGCGTATCAGCAGTTAAAGACGCTTTGTGGTAAACTCAATATCACATTTTATGGAGAGGAAGGCAACCCGGATGCTGTGGCCATTGTAGATAGAGGTCTTAAAGAAGTGGAAAAATATGATATAATCATAATAGACACTGCAGGACGTCACTCTCTTGAGAAGGACCTCATAGAGGAAATGGAACAGATCCACGCTATTGCACATCCAGATTACAAACTGCTTGTACTTGATGGTGCCATTGGCCAGCAGGCAAGCGAACAGGCAAGAGTTTTCAATGATTCTATTGGAATATCAGGAGTTGTTATTTCCAAGCTAGATGGTACAGCAAAGGGCGGTGGAGCTATATCCGCCGTTTCTGAGACTAATTCTTCCATCGCATTCATTGGTGTGGGAGAAACACCAGAGGACTTAGAAAAATTCGAACCTGACAGGTTCATATCCAAGCTGCTTGGAATGGGCGATATAAAGGGACTCATAGAGAAAGCACAGGACAACTTAAAGGAAGAAGAACTTGACATAGAAGCTATGATGAGGGGACGCTTCACCCTCAAGGACATGTATAAGCAGCTGGAAACCCTTAACAAAATGGGCCCCATGAAACAGATAATGCAGATGCTGCCTCTGGGAGGCATGGGAGTAAAGGTGCCTGAAGAAGCCTACCAGGTAACTGGAGAGAAACTTACAAGGTACCGTGTAGTCATGGATTCCATGACTGAGGAAGAAATGCTCAATCCCCGCCTGATAGGAAGTGCCAGGATCAAAAGAATATCCATTGGGTCTGGATGTAGTTCTGACGATGTGAGAGAATTGCTGCGCTACTATAAAACAATGCAGAACACCATGAAAGGTTTGCGTGGCGGTAAATTCAACATGCAGAAAATGATGAAGAAATTCGGAATGTGA
- the pyrI gene encoding aspartate carbamoyltransferase regulatory subunit: MNSEQTNFELEPGLRVRPIENGTVIDHIKAGQALNVLHILKLPGQFESVVSIIINSPSKYGKKDVVKIENRELKVKELDKISLIAPSATINIIRDFKVLKKNRVEIPEYVEGVVQCINPNCISNSSEPITSKFRVYEEDNIINLRCIYCERIISEDIADHLL, encoded by the coding sequence ATGAATTCAGAACAGACAAACTTTGAGTTGGAACCTGGACTTAGAGTACGACCTATTGAAAATGGAACTGTTATTGATCACATAAAAGCTGGCCAGGCACTTAATGTTCTGCATATACTTAAATTGCCGGGACAATTTGAAAGTGTAGTAAGTATTATAATTAATTCCCCCAGCAAGTACGGGAAGAAAGACGTGGTGAAGATCGAGAACAGGGAACTGAAAGTTAAAGAACTTGACAAAATATCATTGATCGCACCTAGCGCCACCATCAATATAATAAGAGATTTTAAAGTCCTAAAAAAGAACAGAGTAGAGATTCCGGAGTACGTTGAAGGAGTGGTACAATGTATCAATCCTAACTGTATATCAAACAGTTCAGAACCTATAACATCTAAATTTCGAGTATATGAAGAAGATAATATCATAAACCTGCGCTGTATCTACTGCGAGCGGATAATATCCGAGGATATAGCCGACCATCTGTTATAA
- the dapB gene encoding 4-hydroxy-tetrahydrodipicolinate reductase, with protein sequence MIRAAVTGASGRMGKLIISNIVASDGIELSAAFDLVNIGKDAGEIAQVGNLGVSVSDVKDMERVLKESSTNVLIDFTIANATVVNAPIAASAGVNLVIGTTGFSKEQKQIIEAAVSKHGVAGIISPNFSVGVNVFFKILSEASKYLGDFDIEVIEAHHNKKKDAPSGTAMKAADVISAALGGKDYVYGRQGLAPRNKEIGIHAVRGGDIVGDHTVLFAGDGERIEIKHQAHSRQAFASGAVKAAAWICNAGPGMYAMEDILGL encoded by the coding sequence ATGATAAGAGCAGCAGTTACAGGCGCATCTGGAAGGATGGGTAAGCTCATCATTTCCAATATTGTCGCTTCTGATGGAATAGAGCTTTCTGCAGCATTTGATCTGGTGAATATTGGTAAAGATGCCGGAGAAATTGCACAGGTAGGCAATCTTGGTGTTTCGGTATCTGATGTAAAAGACATGGAACGTGTCCTTAAGGAGTCATCAACTAATGTGCTGATTGATTTTACCATTGCCAATGCAACGGTTGTCAATGCACCTATAGCAGCTTCAGCAGGTGTGAACCTTGTTATCGGAACCACTGGCTTTTCAAAAGAACAGAAACAGATCATAGAAGCAGCTGTTTCTAAGCATGGTGTGGCAGGTATAATCTCACCTAACTTCTCTGTAGGTGTCAATGTATTTTTCAAAATACTCTCGGAAGCCTCTAAGTACCTGGGAGATTTTGATATTGAGGTCATCGAAGCACATCATAACAAGAAGAAAGATGCTCCAAGCGGCACTGCCATGAAGGCAGCAGATGTCATCAGCGCTGCATTGGGAGGTAAAGACTATGTCTATGGCCGTCAGGGTCTTGCTCCTCGTAACAAAGAGATCGGTATTCATGCAGTGCGCGGAGGGGACATTGTAGGTGATCACACGGTACTGTTTGCAGGAGACGGTGAGCGTATCGAGATAAAACACCAGGCTCATTCCAGGCAAGCATTTGCTTCAGGTGCGGTAAAGGCGGCGGCGTGGATATGCAATGCCGGTCCTGGCATGTATGCCATGGAAGATATTCTTGGCCTTTAA
- a CDS encoding DMT family transporter produces MDSDLYVILFGLASAICWGAGDFSGGIATKRSNVYGVVLISQIIGTILLIAAALLMAEEIPDMQSMFWGGIAGICGCFGLLALYRGLSIRKMGIVAPVAAVVTAAVPVVFNIFTEGMPAGYRFAGFGIAFVGVWLISGTENTRNISLNDLSFPLIAGIGFGFFLISIDHVSDKYILWPLVASRLASVGMLIGVHILKKQHGLPTRNLLPLVILAGILDTGGNTFFALASQAGRLDIAAVVSSLYPGVTVVLAWIILRERIRLRQWIGILASLAAIIFISG; encoded by the coding sequence ATGGACTCCGACCTCTATGTAATCTTATTTGGCCTTGCATCTGCGATCTGCTGGGGCGCAGGAGATTTTAGCGGAGGTATAGCAACAAAGCGCTCCAATGTTTACGGCGTGGTTCTTATCTCCCAGATAATAGGAACAATACTTCTGATAGCAGCAGCTCTTCTGATGGCTGAAGAAATACCCGACATGCAAAGCATGTTCTGGGGAGGGATTGCTGGAATATGTGGTTGTTTCGGCCTTCTTGCCTTGTATAGGGGACTTTCAATTAGAAAGATGGGAATCGTAGCACCTGTTGCGGCAGTAGTGACAGCAGCCGTGCCTGTGGTTTTCAATATATTCACAGAAGGTATGCCTGCTGGATATCGTTTTGCAGGTTTTGGCATAGCTTTTGTGGGAGTCTGGCTCATATCAGGTACTGAAAACACAAGAAATATATCGCTGAATGACCTTTCCTTTCCACTGATAGCTGGCATAGGGTTTGGTTTTTTTCTTATTTCTATCGATCATGTAAGTGATAAATATATTTTGTGGCCTCTTGTAGCCTCCAGACTGGCCTCAGTAGGAATGCTGATAGGTGTTCATATATTAAAAAAACAACATGGACTACCCACGCGTAATCTTCTGCCTCTAGTTATCCTAGCAGGCATATTAGACACTGGTGGCAACACGTTCTTCGCATTGGCCTCTCAAGCAGGAAGGCTTGATATTGCAGCGGTCGTATCATCCCTATACCCTGGGGTTACGGTTGTGCTTGCATGGATAATACTAAGAGAAAGAATTAGACTGAGGCAATGGATAGGGATATTGGCCTCACTCGCAGCAATTATCTTCATATCCGGTTGA
- a CDS encoding heparan-alpha-glucosaminide N-acetyltransferase, which translates to MRSVYDRFWEVDALRGIAIILMVLFHFIYDLVFFDVLQLDIRSGPVLYVGRSAAILFVFLVGVSLSLSHSRGKVFGSQVNFIKYLKRGFHIFLWGLVFTIGSWLLFPEEVIVFGILHFIGVAVVLSYPLLESRLLNLTGGFMVLFLGKLMENFTVDFPWLIWLGLTPADFQTLDYFPLLPWFGVTMLGIFTGNIVYPGYCRKYGLIDLSNHKLISALELMGRKSLLIYIVHQPLLIFLLYAIGIVGVHSIGI; encoded by the coding sequence ATGCGCAGCGTTTACGACCGGTTCTGGGAAGTAGATGCACTACGGGGAATCGCTATAATCCTCATGGTGCTGTTCCATTTCATTTATGATCTTGTTTTCTTTGACGTATTACAGCTAGACATCAGGTCGGGACCAGTATTATATGTTGGCAGAAGTGCAGCTATTCTTTTTGTCTTTCTGGTCGGTGTTTCGCTAAGTTTGAGTCATTCCAGAGGTAAGGTCTTCGGTTCGCAGGTCAATTTTATCAAGTATCTGAAGAGAGGATTTCACATCTTTCTCTGGGGTCTGGTCTTTACAATAGGAAGCTGGCTGCTTTTTCCCGAAGAGGTCATAGTATTCGGTATTTTGCATTTTATTGGCGTAGCTGTTGTATTGTCATATCCTTTACTTGAATCTCGCCTGCTGAATCTTACTGGAGGGTTTATGGTCCTTTTCTTGGGTAAATTGATGGAGAACTTCACAGTTGATTTTCCATGGCTGATATGGCTTGGCCTAACTCCTGCAGATTTCCAAACCCTTGATTATTTTCCTTTGTTGCCTTGGTTTGGTGTCACCATGCTTGGAATATTCACGGGCAACATTGTGTACCCGGGTTACTGTCGTAAATATGGCCTCATTGATCTCTCTAATCACAAGTTGATATCTGCTCTTGAGCTCATGGGAAGGAAATCGCTTTTAATATACATTGTGCATCAGCCATTGCTGATCTTTCTTCTGTATGCCATTGGAATTGTTGGTGTGCATTCTATTGGGATTTAG
- a CDS encoding Zn-ribbon domain-containing protein, which produces MSHKCTRCGEIFIDGAAVILSGCPSCGWNKFLYVKGPDEEQPVSEGAGQEVLDEGHKQETPAEKLIKEIDEIIGIEKEERTVVEEDGDRVESVRILGPGSYELNLDSLLHRKEIVMAIKEDGTYALHLPSVFKAEKKEKKK; this is translated from the coding sequence ATGTCACATAAGTGCACCAGATGTGGAGAGATATTCATTGATGGGGCCGCAGTTATACTCAGCGGCTGTCCTTCATGTGGATGGAACAAGTTCCTCTACGTCAAAGGTCCTGACGAAGAGCAGCCAGTCTCAGAAGGGGCCGGTCAAGAGGTCCTCGACGAAGGCCACAAGCAAGAAACTCCGGCAGAGAAGCTCATAAAAGAGATAGATGAGATCATAGGCATTGAAAAAGAGGAACGTACTGTCGTGGAGGAAGATGGTGACAGGGTAGAGTCTGTCAGAATACTGGGTCCCGGTTCTTACGAACTTAATCTGGATTCTCTGTTGCATCGTAAGGAAATAGTAATGGCTATCAAGGAAGATGGCACATATGCCCTACACCTGCCATCTGTTTTCAAGGCAGAGAAAAAAGAAAAGAAAAAGTGA
- the pyrB gene encoding aspartate carbamoyltransferase produces the protein MYFKDLHILSMKDFSKEMIDHILETAEKLESIAVMKERSDMLTGKVLAVLFFEPSTRTRMSFETAMIRLGGEVLSMGSVDASSISKGETLADTIRVVQSYADAIILRHPKEGAARMASEFSSVPVINAGDGAGHHPTQTLLDLYTIKRESKLEGLKIALAGDLKYGRTVHSLCYALSHYGADITLVSPDELRMPYEIIKDLEARGMKVRETDSIDEAITEVDVLYVTRIQKERFPDPAEYLRVASSLQITPELLENAKSHLKIMHPLPRVNEIDPLVDNTPHACYFKQAFYGVPIRMALLALVMGAME, from the coding sequence ATGTATTTCAAAGATCTGCACATCTTATCAATGAAAGACTTCTCAAAAGAGATGATTGATCATATCCTGGAAACGGCCGAAAAGCTCGAATCCATTGCTGTTATGAAAGAACGTTCTGATATGCTTACTGGAAAGGTGCTTGCAGTACTTTTCTTTGAACCCAGCACAAGAACACGCATGTCTTTTGAAACTGCAATGATAAGACTTGGTGGAGAAGTACTGAGTATGGGATCCGTAGATGCTAGTTCTATATCAAAGGGAGAAACTCTGGCTGATACTATTCGCGTAGTACAGAGCTACGCAGATGCCATCATATTACGGCATCCAAAAGAAGGTGCTGCACGTATGGCATCTGAGTTCTCCAGTGTACCAGTGATCAATGCAGGAGATGGCGCAGGGCATCACCCCACTCAAACATTACTTGATCTTTACACTATCAAGCGTGAAAGTAAACTAGAAGGTTTGAAGATAGCACTGGCAGGGGATCTAAAATATGGAAGGACCGTGCATTCCCTATGTTATGCACTTTCCCATTATGGAGCCGACATAACCCTTGTTTCACCTGATGAGCTGCGTATGCCCTACGAGATAATCAAAGATCTTGAAGCCAGGGGCATGAAGGTGAGAGAAACAGATTCTATAGACGAGGCTATCACTGAAGTAGATGTATTATATGTGACAAGAATACAGAAAGAAAGGTTCCCTGATCCTGCTGAATACCTCCGAGTGGCAAGTAGTTTGCAGATTACTCCAGAGCTTCTTGAAAATGCCAAAAGCCATTTAAAAATAATGCATCCTCTGCCCAGGGTCAATGAAATTGACCCGCTTGTGGACAACACTCCACATGCTTGTTATTTCAAACAGGCTTTTTATGGAGTGCCTATAAGAATGGCACTGCTGGCACTTGTAATGGGGGCGATGGAATGA
- the dapA gene encoding 4-hydroxy-tetrahydrodipicolinate synthase, translating to MFEGVFPALITPFNADNKIDVPSFRKVVEYVEKGGVAGVVACGTTGESATMSTLEHMDLIDLTVDCAKTTVIAGTGSNNTTEAVELTRHAYDAGADAVLIISPYYNKPNDAGLIAHFSSIARSADIPVILYNVPSRTGQDMSLEVITELAKIENIAGIKEASGNPVKVSRIIENTMDEDFVVLSGEDGLTLPFMSMGAVGVISVVANVVPEKMVDLVNAVQNNDLKTAKGLHYELAPLTRVLFSETNPIPVKRAMNMLGLANGRLRLPLAPLSREHEMVLEEVLRDLGCIS from the coding sequence ATGTTCGAAGGAGTATTTCCTGCTCTCATAACACCGTTCAATGCCGATAATAAGATAGATGTTCCATCTTTTAGAAAAGTTGTCGAGTATGTGGAAAAAGGAGGTGTTGCAGGGGTAGTGGCTTGCGGAACGACCGGCGAGTCAGCTACTATGTCCACTCTCGAGCACATGGATCTCATTGATTTGACTGTGGACTGTGCTAAAACAACTGTTATTGCGGGTACTGGTTCTAACAATACGACCGAGGCAGTGGAACTGACCAGGCATGCATATGATGCAGGCGCTGATGCGGTTCTTATCATATCCCCGTATTATAACAAGCCAAACGACGCCGGTCTCATTGCTCATTTTTCAAGTATTGCCAGATCTGCGGATATTCCTGTTATCCTGTATAATGTGCCTTCACGCACAGGGCAGGATATGTCTTTGGAAGTTATCACAGAGCTTGCCAAGATTGAGAACATCGCAGGAATAAAGGAAGCTAGCGGAAATCCTGTGAAGGTTTCCCGCATAATTGAAAATACAATGGATGAGGACTTTGTGGTACTCTCAGGTGAGGATGGCCTTACATTGCCCTTCATGAGTATGGGTGCAGTGGGTGTTATCTCAGTGGTCGCTAATGTTGTGCCGGAAAAAATGGTTGATCTTGTGAATGCTGTTCAAAACAATGATCTTAAAACTGCAAAGGGTCTTCACTATGAACTTGCACCACTTACGCGTGTCCTGTTTTCGGAAACAAATCCTATTCCTGTGAAAAGAGCTATGAATATGTTAGGTCTGGCCAACGGTAGATTAAGACTTCCTCTTGCTCCTTTGAGCAGAGAGCATGAAATGGTTCTTGAAGAAGTTCTAAGAGATCTTGGGTGCATATCATGA
- a CDS encoding 30S ribosomal protein S17e, protein MGNIRQNNIKTISFRLIDAHGDAFTKDFDTNKELVTKYTTIESKVIRNRVAGYVTRKMTHVRME, encoded by the coding sequence ATGGGAAATATAAGACAGAATAACATTAAGACCATTTCATTTCGTTTGATAGATGCTCACGGTGATGCTTTTACCAAGGATTTTGATACTAACAAGGAACTTGTGACAAAGTATACCACTATTGAAAGTAAGGTTATAAGAAACCGTGTGGCTGGCTATGTCACACGTAAGATGACTCACGTACGCATGGAATAA
- the mtnP gene encoding S-methyl-5'-thioadenosine phosphorylase, whose product MCENVDIAIIGGSGVYDVNLLDRVQELDLDTPFGKPSDTITVGEYGGTKVCFLPRHGLGHRYSPTEVPYRANIFALKKLGVKRIISASAVGSLKEEYAPLDIVVPDQLYDRTSLRKNTFFEDGIVVHMGFADPFCPEMSSLIVDIARSKGYSVKEGGTYVCMDGPQFSTRAESRVYQTLGFDIIGMTAIPEAKLAREAEICYSMIATVTDYDVWKDEDVTIEAIIENAMKNEVAVRDIIADVINSIPSERACSCKDALHGAITTVHSMIPVDTRTRLQPLIGRYMEQ is encoded by the coding sequence ATGTGTGAAAATGTGGACATTGCTATCATAGGTGGAAGCGGAGTATATGATGTCAATCTGCTTGACAGGGTACAAGAACTGGATCTCGATACTCCCTTTGGAAAACCTTCGGATACGATCACTGTGGGTGAATATGGGGGGACAAAGGTATGCTTCCTTCCCAGACACGGACTTGGACATCGTTATTCTCCTACAGAAGTGCCTTATCGGGCCAACATCTTTGCTCTGAAAAAACTGGGTGTAAAACGCATTATTTCAGCATCTGCAGTAGGTAGTCTCAAGGAAGAGTATGCTCCTCTGGACATAGTCGTTCCAGACCAACTGTACGATCGTACAAGTCTTCGAAAGAACACCTTTTTCGAGGATGGTATTGTGGTGCATATGGGTTTTGCAGACCCGTTCTGCCCGGAGATGTCTAGTCTGATAGTCGATATAGCCAGATCCAAGGGATACAGTGTGAAGGAAGGAGGTACATATGTATGTATGGACGGGCCACAATTTTCTACACGTGCTGAATCCCGGGTATATCAGACTCTTGGATTCGATATTATCGGAATGACTGCCATCCCTGAGGCAAAACTTGCAAGGGAGGCTGAGATTTGCTATTCCATGATTGCCACAGTTACGGATTATGATGTCTGGAAAGATGAGGATGTAACCATCGAGGCCATCATCGAGAATGCAATGAAGAACGAGGTTGCCGTGCGGGATATTATTGCCGATGTCATAAACAGCATTCCTTCTGAAAGGGCTTGCTCCTGTAAGGATGCCCTCCATGGTGCAATAACCACTGTGCATAGTATGATACCTGTTGATACCCGGACGCGTTTGCAACCTCTTATTGGCAGATATATGGAGCAATGA
- the dinB gene encoding DNA polymerase IV, whose amino-acid sequence MSNCQQRIILHIDMDSFYSSVETREKPEIRGNPVIVGSDPKKGMGRGVVSTCSYEARKYGIHSGMPISRAYKLCPDAIYLPVNMELYKRTSLRIMKILREFSSRFQQVSVDEAYMELDGDIIDYGKAIDVAKTIKERILRREGLTCSVGIAPNKVIAKIASDFNKPDGLTVVRPEKAKQFLDPLPISKIPGIGKKTAPLLHEMGLDNVGQLAVYDVQLLIARFGRFGLTMHWMANGIDEREVEEREGVKSISKEDTFDEDIADPDNIKRVFYTLSEKVHSSLLKKKYRFRTITIRVRYENFRTLTRSRTLTCASTDLYVMRREALHLMKEFTGTGKFRLLGVGVSNLEKIDDRQTLITDF is encoded by the coding sequence ATGAGCAACTGCCAACAACGCATAATACTGCACATTGACATGGACAGTTTTTATTCGTCAGTGGAAACGAGAGAAAAGCCTGAGATTCGAGGAAATCCCGTGATTGTGGGTTCTGATCCCAAGAAGGGCATGGGAAGAGGCGTAGTTAGCACCTGCTCCTACGAAGCCCGCAAATACGGAATACATTCCGGAATGCCCATATCTAGGGCATACAAGCTGTGTCCAGATGCCATATACCTTCCCGTAAACATGGAGCTGTATAAACGTACGTCTTTGAGGATAATGAAAATACTGAGAGAGTTCTCTTCCAGATTTCAGCAAGTTAGTGTAGATGAAGCATATATGGAGCTTGACGGGGACATCATCGATTATGGTAAAGCAATTGATGTCGCAAAGACCATCAAGGAACGTATACTACGACGAGAAGGACTCACATGTTCTGTAGGAATAGCACCGAACAAAGTAATTGCAAAAATAGCATCCGATTTCAATAAGCCTGATGGTCTTACTGTAGTAAGGCCAGAGAAAGCGAAGCAATTTCTAGACCCGTTGCCTATATCAAAAATACCCGGGATTGGAAAGAAAACTGCACCACTATTACATGAAATGGGCCTAGACAATGTAGGACAGTTAGCTGTATATGATGTGCAGCTGCTCATAGCACGTTTTGGAAGGTTTGGACTTACAATGCACTGGATGGCTAACGGAATAGACGAGAGGGAAGTTGAGGAAAGAGAAGGAGTAAAATCCATCAGTAAGGAAGACACCTTTGATGAAGATATAGCTGATCCCGATAACATAAAAAGGGTTTTTTACACTCTTTCAGAGAAGGTACATTCGTCCCTCCTGAAAAAGAAGTACCGCTTTCGCACCATCACCATCCGAGTGAGATATGAAAATTTTAGAACCCTTACTCGATCCAGAACCTTAACTTGTGCCAGTACGGACCTCTATGTAATGAGAAGAGAAGCACTACATCTTATGAAAGAGTTCACAGGAACCGGAAAGTTCAGATTGCTTGGAGTTGGAGTTTCAAATCTTGAAAAGATAGATGACAGACAAACCCTTATCACGGATTTCTAA